One Trichosurus vulpecula isolate mTriVul1 chromosome 7, mTriVul1.pri, whole genome shotgun sequence genomic region harbors:
- the LOC118857386 gene encoding 60S ribosomal protein L36 yields MAIRYPMAVGLNKGHKVTKNVSKPRHCRRRGRLTKHTKFVRDMIREVCGFAPYERRAMELLKVSKDKRALKFIKKRVGTHIRAKRKREELSNVLAAMRKAAAKKD; encoded by the coding sequence ATGGCCATCCGATACCCCATGGCCGTGGGCCTCAACAAGGGCCACAAAGTTACCAAAAACGTTTCGAAGCCGCGACACTGCCGCCGCCGTGGGCGCTTGACCAAACACACCAAGTTTGTGAGAGATATGATCCGGGAAGTGTGTGGATTTGCCCCTTATGAGAGGCGTGCCATGGAATTGTTAAAGGTCTCTAAGGATAAGAGAGCCCTTAAGTTCATCAAAAAAAGGGTGGGAACTCACATCCGggccaagaggaagagagaggagctcaGCAACGTCCTAGCTGCCATGAGGAAGGCTGCTGCCAAGAAGGACTAA